In a single window of the Olivibacter sp. SDN3 genome:
- a CDS encoding helix-hairpin-helix domain-containing protein, producing the protein MLFKYTLATLFLSLCCYYTCAQTNDLLIEQLVESMVEELGEDFDYTELTEKLNYYRIHPINLNKTDGRELTELRILSPMQVSGILEHRRTSGDYITIYELQAVKDLGLNIIRLLLPFVKVDEISALKGADVYDYLREGKHDLMMRYGRVIGNQLGYTIQDSTRSRYLGSPSRLFVRYRYQYTPDFRLSLNMKKDPGEQFFAGAQPYGFDFYSGSIYLGNQKRWKHVVLGDYAMQFGQGLALWTGLSFGKGALVQHMARQGGGLQPYTSTNEFSFFRGLAATYSLKKIAFTPFVSYKKLTATLQEEGENGNKFSALGQNGLHRTPSEVANKHNLGEFIFGANAQYQTAKLTLGSTIYQTHFDGELSPRPQLYNAYFFRGQQLTNTSIYYNYNVMNLYIFGEFAHSLGTGIAYTNGIIATLSHQFSLVLQQRNYQRDYHAFYNQAIAEGSNAVNEAGFYTGLIFQPSRAFQWVGYADYFKFPWLRYRVDAPSDGVDLFSQITYTPNKQTRYALRYRYRGKSENGQQQVVNFLENVVRQQCRAEVQYSFHETIRMRNRAEVVQYKKDRIKEYGYLIYQDIIYAPLTSSLSGNMRFALFNTDSYQSRIYAFESDVLYAYSFPLYSNKGFRYYLNLRYKVARGIDLWCRYASFRYDGVDYTGTGLDRLEGNHKPEVKLQIRCRF; encoded by the coding sequence ATGCTTTTTAAATACACCTTGGCAACTCTTTTCCTATCGTTGTGTTGCTATTATACTTGTGCGCAAACTAACGATCTACTGATTGAGCAGCTTGTTGAGTCGATGGTGGAAGAACTGGGGGAGGATTTCGATTATACGGAATTAACAGAAAAATTAAATTATTATCGTATACATCCTATTAATCTAAACAAAACAGATGGAAGGGAGCTGACAGAACTCCGGATATTGTCGCCTATGCAAGTATCGGGCATCCTTGAACATCGTAGAACATCTGGCGATTATATAACCATTTACGAGCTCCAGGCAGTGAAGGATTTAGGTCTGAATATCATCAGGCTGCTATTGCCCTTTGTTAAGGTAGATGAAATTTCAGCATTGAAAGGGGCTGATGTTTATGATTATTTGCGTGAGGGTAAACACGATTTGATGATGCGGTATGGAAGGGTGATAGGAAATCAATTGGGATACACCATCCAAGATTCCACTCGATCAAGGTATCTGGGGTCTCCAAGTCGCCTATTTGTGCGTTATCGGTATCAATATACACCAGACTTTCGTTTGTCATTGAATATGAAAAAAGATCCCGGCGAACAGTTCTTCGCTGGTGCACAACCCTACGGGTTTGATTTTTACTCCGGAAGCATTTACCTCGGCAACCAAAAAAGATGGAAACATGTAGTGTTAGGCGATTATGCGATGCAGTTTGGCCAAGGTTTGGCTTTGTGGACAGGGTTGAGCTTTGGAAAAGGGGCTTTGGTACAGCATATGGCGAGACAGGGTGGTGGTTTACAGCCTTATACCTCTACCAATGAGTTTTCGTTCTTTCGGGGTCTTGCTGCAACTTATAGCCTAAAAAAAATTGCATTTACGCCCTTTGTATCCTACAAAAAATTAACAGCCACTTTGCAGGAGGAAGGAGAAAACGGAAATAAATTCAGTGCTCTGGGCCAAAACGGCCTACATCGAACACCAAGCGAGGTGGCCAACAAACATAATCTTGGTGAGTTTATTTTTGGTGCAAACGCACAATATCAAACTGCTAAATTGACTTTAGGTTCTACTATTTATCAAACGCATTTTGATGGTGAACTGTCGCCAAGACCCCAATTATACAATGCCTATTTCTTTCGTGGCCAACAGTTAACCAATACGAGTATTTATTACAATTATAACGTGATGAACCTTTATATTTTTGGCGAATTTGCTCATAGCTTAGGTACTGGCATCGCATATACTAATGGGATTATCGCTACTTTATCGCACCAGTTTTCGCTGGTATTACAGCAACGCAATTACCAAAGAGACTACCATGCTTTTTACAATCAAGCGATAGCTGAGGGCAGTAATGCCGTGAACGAAGCTGGATTCTACACCGGCCTGATTTTTCAACCCAGCAGAGCCTTTCAATGGGTGGGGTATGCCGATTATTTTAAGTTTCCGTGGTTGAGATACCGTGTAGATGCACCTTCTGATGGTGTTGATCTGTTTTCACAAATTACTTACACACCTAATAAGCAAACACGTTACGCATTGCGATATCGGTATCGTGGAAAATCGGAGAATGGGCAGCAGCAGGTGGTAAATTTTTTAGAAAATGTTGTCAGGCAACAGTGCCGGGCGGAAGTGCAATATAGTTTCCATGAGACAATACGTATGCGCAATAGGGCGGAAGTGGTTCAATATAAAAAAGATCGCATAAAAGAATATGGCTACCTGATATATCAGGATATCATTTATGCGCCGTTAACCTCCAGTTTATCGGGCAATATGCGGTTTGCTTTATTTAACACCGATAGTTATCAATCGCGTATCTATGCGTTTGAGAGTGATGTACTCTATGCATATTCATTTCCGCTTTACAGCAATAAGGGGTTCCGCTATTACCTCAACTTACGGTATAAGGTTGCTAGAGGGATAGATTTATGGTGCAGGTATGCATCTTTTAGATATGATGGTGTCGATTATACCGGTACCGGCTTAGATCGTTTGGAAGGAAACCATAAGCCGGAAGTCAAGCTACAGATAAGATGTCGGTTCTGA
- a CDS encoding DNA-binding protein produces MAQINPAARFSGMGNTGTALQGLSALTSNPAGLITLKKLEVGTYYQAHFMQSDIRYQGAVVAKPTKLGVLGAHVSDYGITGTYSELKLAASFARHFGQLLATAVTVNYNQLRIDKYGGDQLFSVDIGLQCYLNTNWTVGVHMSNVGNVKYHNTAHAAVPAQVKLGTGYRVNTNLLLTADVDKIISTERVDVRAGLEYLPISWISFRGGLAVDEFKQFCGIGLFFKGIFLDMAMVIHPKLGLSPQTFIAYAF; encoded by the coding sequence GTGGCCCAAATCAATCCTGCTGCTCGCTTTAGCGGCATGGGTAATACGGGTACCGCACTTCAGGGGCTGAGCGCGCTTACGAGTAATCCGGCAGGTTTAATTACGTTAAAAAAACTTGAAGTGGGAACTTATTATCAAGCGCATTTCATGCAAAGCGATATCCGTTATCAGGGAGCAGTTGTCGCAAAGCCCACTAAACTAGGCGTTCTGGGTGCGCATGTTTCTGATTACGGTATTACAGGAACGTATAGCGAGTTGAAATTGGCGGCTTCTTTTGCCCGCCATTTCGGTCAGTTATTGGCCACTGCAGTAACCGTTAATTATAATCAGCTCCGTATAGATAAATACGGTGGAGATCAGTTGTTTTCAGTAGACATAGGTTTACAATGCTACCTCAATACCAACTGGACAGTTGGTGTGCATATGTCCAACGTCGGCAATGTTAAATACCATAATACTGCCCATGCTGCGGTACCGGCTCAGGTAAAATTGGGAACAGGGTATCGCGTAAATACCAATCTTTTGCTTACAGCAGATGTCGATAAAATCATAAGTACGGAAAGGGTAGATGTTCGTGCCGGTTTAGAATATCTCCCGATCAGTTGGATCAGTTTCCGCGGAGGATTGGCCGTCGATGAATTTAAGCAATTTTGTGGGATAGGCCTATTTTTTAAAGGTATATTCCTAGACATGGCGATGGTTATACATCCTAAGCTCGGGCTTTCTCCACAAACATTTATTGCCTATGCTTTTTAA
- a CDS encoding NUDIX domain-containing protein, giving the protein MQALYPFNVRVYGLLLNEQNELLISDEQEYGKRFSKFPGGGLEYGEGLREGLRREYFEECMIEVEVLGHVYTTDFYEHSYFNDSQIISIYYQVINKEPFTLNFKARAFDFDETEGEVLQSFRWVPISNMKVSDLTFKTDQIALAEFLKRKTSP; this is encoded by the coding sequence ATGCAGGCATTGTATCCATTTAATGTAAGGGTGTATGGTTTACTCTTAAATGAGCAGAACGAATTATTGATAAGCGATGAGCAGGAATATGGTAAGCGATTCAGTAAATTTCCTGGAGGAGGCCTTGAATACGGAGAGGGGCTTCGCGAGGGTTTGCGAAGGGAATATTTTGAGGAGTGCATGATTGAGGTGGAGGTATTGGGACATGTCTATACCACAGATTTTTATGAGCATTCTTATTTTAACGATAGTCAGATTATTTCCATCTATTATCAAGTAATAAATAAAGAACCTTTTACACTAAATTTTAAGGCAAGAGCTTTCGATTTTGATGAGACGGAGGGAGAGGTTTTGCAGTCATTTCGATGGGTACCTATCAGTAATATGAAGGTTTCAGATTTAACCTTTAAAACAGACCAAATAGCCTTAGCGGAATTTTTGAAACGTAAAACATCGCCATAA
- a CDS encoding ATP-dependent helicase has product MDYLKGLNPSQRAAVEQTEGPVMIVAGAGSGKTRVITYRVAHLIRKGIDPFHILVLTFTNKAAKEMRERIMNVVGNEAKNIWMGTFHSVFAKILRVEAQHIGYPSNFTIYDTDDSKSLLRSILKEMQLDDKLYNANFVYNRISAAKNNLISAAEYQKNAQIQAEDQSGGRGQLGLIYQTYTQRCYKAGAMDFDDLLFKTNVLLKEHPEILYKYQTKFKYLMVDEYQDTNFSQYLIVKRLAAINENICVVGDDAQSIYAFRGANIQNILNFEKDYPDLNVFKLEQNYRSTQNIVNAANSIISNNKNQLKKSVFSENETGDKINVVRAFSDNEEGKMVAENILQDRSLHSLRFKDFAILYRTNAQSRAMEESLRKLNIPYKIYGGTSFYQRKEIKDLIAYFRLTFNPNDEEALKRVINYPRRGIGDTSVERIFIAADQHQTSLWEVIANPQNFLDGRTAGVVYPFGSLIQSFQVLAKNNNAYDVALHIAQHSGILKDLYEDKSVEGLNRYENIQELLNGIKEFSEREDIEEKGLDIFMQDIALLTNDDKDKDPNADTVSLMTIHSSKGLEFSQVYIVGLEENLFPSQLSLNSRSDLEEERRLFYVAVTRAEKKLTLSYATSRYRWGTLNNCEPSRFIDEIDPRYLALDFKAPGADTIPSTSFGRERDSWGQSSQDIFTKPKPKIASKTTTILPKAHQPTAGFAPSDTSNLQVGMEVEHERFGFGKVLNLEGNKPDIKATIFFKELGQKQLLLKFAKLRIVNN; this is encoded by the coding sequence TTGGATTATTTAAAAGGACTAAACCCCTCTCAGCGAGCTGCAGTAGAGCAAACAGAAGGACCGGTCATGATTGTTGCGGGAGCTGGGTCTGGTAAGACACGCGTAATTACATATCGAGTAGCCCATTTAATACGTAAAGGTATAGACCCATTCCATATTTTAGTGTTGACCTTCACAAACAAAGCCGCGAAGGAAATGCGCGAACGCATTATGAATGTGGTCGGCAATGAGGCAAAAAACATATGGATGGGAACATTCCACTCGGTATTCGCCAAGATTCTTCGGGTTGAGGCACAGCACATTGGATACCCAAGCAACTTTACCATATACGATACGGACGATAGTAAAAGTTTATTGCGTTCGATTTTAAAAGAAATGCAATTGGACGACAAATTGTATAATGCTAATTTTGTATACAACCGCATTTCAGCGGCTAAAAATAATTTGATATCCGCCGCCGAGTACCAAAAGAATGCGCAAATTCAGGCAGAAGATCAATCCGGTGGCAGAGGACAGCTCGGATTGATTTACCAAACCTACACGCAGCGATGTTACAAAGCGGGAGCAATGGATTTTGACGATTTACTATTCAAAACCAACGTTTTGCTCAAAGAACACCCCGAAATACTATACAAGTATCAAACCAAGTTTAAGTATTTAATGGTAGATGAATATCAAGACACCAACTTTTCGCAGTATCTAATTGTGAAAAGATTAGCAGCAATTAACGAAAACATCTGTGTTGTGGGAGATGATGCACAAAGTATTTATGCTTTCAGGGGGGCCAACATTCAAAATATATTAAACTTTGAAAAGGATTATCCGGATTTGAATGTATTCAAATTGGAACAAAATTATCGGTCTACCCAAAACATCGTCAATGCCGCCAACAGCATCATATCCAACAATAAAAACCAATTAAAGAAAAGCGTGTTCTCTGAGAATGAGACAGGCGATAAAATAAATGTAGTACGTGCTTTTAGTGATAATGAAGAGGGAAAAATGGTTGCGGAAAACATTCTTCAGGATCGATCACTTCATTCCCTAAGGTTTAAGGATTTCGCTATATTATATCGAACCAATGCGCAGTCCCGCGCCATGGAAGAGTCGCTCAGAAAACTGAATATTCCCTATAAGATATACGGCGGTACGTCTTTTTATCAACGAAAAGAAATAAAAGACTTAATAGCCTATTTTAGACTTACATTTAACCCTAACGATGAAGAAGCATTAAAGCGGGTTATCAATTACCCACGAAGGGGTATCGGCGATACTTCCGTGGAACGCATTTTTATAGCCGCGGATCAACATCAAACAAGCTTATGGGAAGTCATTGCCAATCCGCAAAATTTCCTCGATGGTCGAACTGCTGGCGTAGTGTATCCTTTTGGTTCGCTCATACAGAGTTTCCAGGTTCTGGCAAAGAATAATAATGCCTATGACGTAGCCTTACATATCGCCCAACATTCGGGCATTCTGAAAGATCTATATGAAGATAAATCCGTTGAGGGTTTAAACCGATACGAAAACATTCAGGAATTACTCAATGGGATTAAAGAATTCAGCGAACGTGAAGACATTGAAGAAAAGGGGCTCGATATTTTTATGCAAGATATCGCTTTGTTAACAAATGATGATAAAGACAAAGATCCGAATGCCGATACCGTTTCGTTAATGACTATACACTCTTCAAAAGGCTTGGAGTTTTCGCAGGTTTATATTGTAGGTCTAGAAGAAAACCTATTTCCTTCACAGCTATCACTTAATTCGCGAAGCGACCTCGAAGAGGAACGGAGGTTATTCTATGTAGCCGTTACCCGTGCTGAAAAAAAACTGACCTTATCGTACGCAACTTCGAGATACCGCTGGGGGACGCTGAACAACTGCGAACCCAGTAGATTTATTGATGAAATAGATCCTCGCTATCTGGCACTTGATTTCAAAGCTCCTGGAGCTGATACGATACCAAGCACCTCTTTTGGTAGAGAGCGTGATAGCTGGGGCCAATCATCACAGGACATCTTCACCAAGCCGAAACCGAAAATTGCTTCTAAAACTACCACTATTCTACCCAAAGCGCACCAACCAACAGCTGGCTTTGCGCCGTCAGACACCAGTAACCTTCAAGTAGGAATGGAAGTAGAACACGAGCGCTTTGGTTTTGGAAAAGTTCTTAATTTAGAAGGGAATAAACCCGATATAAAAGCAACTATTTTTTTTAAAGAATTAGGACAGAAACAATTGTTGCTTAAATTTGCAAAACTTAGAATTGTCAATAATTAA
- a CDS encoding DUF4290 domain-containing protein, translated as MEFDYNSTRKKLILAEYGRNVQNMVAYICTLPTREERNRHAQVVIDLMGFLNPHLRDVSDFKHKLWDHLHIISDFKIDVDSPYPVPIPGAIHAKPETLNYPQHRIKYKHYGHTIELMIEKAKKIEDPERKKQMVQAMANFMKMAYVTWNKDSVTDDHIIHDLKEMSEGILELDEDINLTKLEFKTPPPGNRTKGGSNTNQQGGNGGGQKNRQQHKNQNNNGKKRGKRF; from the coding sequence ATGGAATTTGATTATAACAGCACCCGTAAAAAGTTAATACTAGCTGAATACGGCCGTAACGTACAGAATATGGTAGCCTATATCTGTACGCTTCCAACCAGGGAAGAAAGAAATCGCCATGCACAGGTGGTAATAGATCTTATGGGTTTTTTAAATCCACATTTAAGAGATGTTTCTGATTTCAAGCATAAATTGTGGGATCATCTACATATTATCTCTGATTTTAAAATTGATGTAGATTCCCCTTACCCAGTACCGATACCTGGAGCGATACATGCAAAGCCAGAAACCCTTAACTATCCACAACATCGCATTAAGTATAAGCACTATGGTCATACCATCGAATTGATGATTGAAAAAGCTAAAAAAATAGAAGATCCTGAGCGTAAAAAGCAGATGGTTCAAGCTATGGCTAATTTCATGAAGATGGCCTATGTAACGTGGAACAAAGATTCCGTCACGGATGATCATATCATACACGATCTAAAGGAAATGTCTGAAGGCATATTGGAGTTAGATGAAGACATTAATCTTACCAAACTCGAATTTAAGACACCTCCTCCAGGCAATCGCACAAAAGGTGGGAGCAACACCAATCAACAAGGTGGAAATGGTGGCGGTCAAAAAAACAGGCAACAGCATAAAAACCAAAACAACAATGGCAAAAAGCGTGGCAAACGCTTTTAA
- the murA gene encoding UDP-N-acetylglucosamine 1-carboxyvinyltransferase, whose translation MNAFEIYGGQALKGEITPQGAKNEALQILSAVLLTSDKVTISNIPDIKDVNKLIELLADLGVSIERINKDTYTFEANNINIDHFQSDTFKTKGGSLRGSIMIVGPLLARFGKASIPKPGGDKIGRRRLDTHFLGFEKLGAKFNYDPDAHFFHVDATNLKGTYILLDEASVTGTANIVMAAVLAKGTTTIYNAACEPYLQQLCKMLNRMGAKITGIGSNLLKIEGVDSLTGTEHRMLPDMIEIGSFIGLAAMTGSEITIKDVHFEELGIIPTVFRRLGIQLTHRGNDIYIPAQNSYEIETFIDGSILTIADAPWPGFTPDLLSIVLVVATQAKGNVLIHQKMFESRLFFVDKLIDMGAQIILCDPHRATVIGLNKAFKLRGIEMTSPDIRAGVSLLIAALSAQGKSVIYNIEQIERGYQHIDERLQAIGAQIKRIDANPGH comes from the coding sequence ATGAACGCATTTGAAATTTACGGCGGTCAAGCGCTAAAAGGGGAAATCACACCACAGGGGGCCAAGAACGAGGCCTTACAGATACTTTCTGCAGTATTGTTAACCTCAGATAAAGTAACCATAAGTAATATTCCTGACATCAAAGATGTCAACAAACTCATTGAATTACTAGCAGACCTGGGCGTCAGTATAGAACGTATTAACAAAGACACCTATACTTTTGAAGCAAATAATATTAACATAGATCATTTCCAGTCAGACACATTTAAAACAAAAGGCGGTAGTCTAAGAGGGTCTATAATGATTGTTGGTCCGCTATTGGCACGATTTGGCAAGGCGTCTATCCCCAAACCTGGTGGTGATAAAATCGGCCGTAGAAGACTAGACACACACTTTTTAGGTTTTGAAAAATTAGGGGCAAAATTCAATTATGATCCCGACGCCCATTTTTTTCATGTGGATGCAACGAATCTCAAAGGCACCTACATTTTGCTGGATGAGGCGTCGGTAACGGGTACAGCCAATATTGTAATGGCTGCGGTGCTGGCTAAGGGTACAACTACCATCTATAACGCCGCTTGCGAACCATATCTTCAACAGCTCTGCAAGATGCTCAATAGAATGGGTGCTAAAATAACAGGAATAGGCTCCAATTTGCTAAAAATTGAGGGTGTGGACAGTCTGACAGGAACGGAACACCGCATGTTACCCGACATGATTGAGATTGGCTCCTTCATTGGCTTAGCAGCTATGACAGGTTCGGAAATCACTATCAAGGACGTACACTTCGAGGAATTAGGAATCATCCCTACTGTTTTTAGAAGATTAGGTATTCAGTTAACACATAGGGGTAATGACATCTACATCCCAGCTCAAAACTCTTATGAAATAGAAACCTTCATTGATGGCTCGATACTTACCATAGCAGACGCGCCCTGGCCTGGCTTCACCCCAGATCTATTAAGTATAGTACTTGTTGTTGCCACGCAGGCCAAAGGAAATGTACTGATTCATCAAAAAATGTTTGAAAGCAGACTATTTTTTGTTGATAAATTAATAGATATGGGGGCACAGATTATTCTATGCGATCCTCACCGCGCTACTGTAATCGGACTTAACAAGGCATTTAAATTACGTGGAATCGAAATGACCTCTCCGGATATCAGGGCCGGTGTATCGCTCTTAATAGCTGCCCTCTCAGCGCAAGGTAAATCTGTTATCTACAATATCGAACAAATAGAAAGAGGGTATCAACACATTGATGAACGGCTACAGGCAATTGGTGCACAGATAAAACGAATAGATGCAAACCCGGGACATTAA
- a CDS encoding YceI family protein: protein MKKKFILFGTAIALLLASCAGNPEGTRSDATDATEVGEAAGAEIPVDANASEVKWEGTKVTGSHYGTVDISSGKLFIDNDVLTGGEFAFDLSTIKSDDLEGEYKEKLEGHLKSDDFFDVENHPEATFVITNVTPEEENKLKVSGNLTIRGTSKNISFITDVTESNENKFDGIADFNIAREDWGVSYAGQADDLISKEINFKIHLVASK, encoded by the coding sequence ATGAAAAAAAAGTTTATCTTATTCGGTACGGCTATTGCATTACTATTAGCCTCATGTGCAGGTAATCCTGAAGGCACACGTTCTGACGCTACCGACGCGACTGAAGTTGGCGAAGCTGCAGGCGCAGAGATTCCCGTAGATGCCAATGCTTCCGAAGTGAAGTGGGAAGGCACAAAGGTGACAGGGAGTCATTATGGAACTGTCGACATAAGTTCTGGGAAGCTATTTATAGATAATGATGTATTAACCGGAGGTGAATTCGCTTTTGATTTAAGCACGATTAAAAGTGATGACCTTGAGGGAGAATATAAAGAGAAATTGGAAGGTCACCTGAAAAGTGATGATTTTTTTGACGTAGAAAATCATCCAGAAGCTACCTTCGTTATTACCAACGTAACACCTGAAGAAGAGAACAAATTAAAAGTTTCAGGAAATCTAACGATTAGAGGAACAAGTAAAAACATCTCATTCATAACGGATGTAACTGAATCCAATGAAAACAAATTTGATGGTATTGCAGATTTTAATATCGCGCGCGAAGATTGGGGGGTTAGTTATGCGGGTCAAGCAGATGATCTAATCAGCAAAGAAATTAATTTCAAGATTCATTTGGTTGCGAGTAAATAA